In Toxoplasma gondii ME49 chromosome II, whole genome shotgun sequence, the genomic stretch AGTCGAATGCTTCAACCATAAAGCCTGTGAAGGCTTGTAAACAGATGGATCTTGCTGCTTCGCGTTTGTCAACTGGAGAGCACAACAAAGTCTCACAACATTGTAACGAGCATTCATGAGTGACATCAACTCCATAATATACAGACCATATCTGCAGAAGACAAAGTCCTCCACATCCCAACTGCGTGCAAGCTGCCATGTTGGGAGTAATCCAGCACAGTCACCCCGTGTCAATTCGGCCAGCGCTTCAGAACGTGTTTCAGTGGCGTGTGCTCTAGAGAAGAACGCCATACATCCTGTCGCTTGAATGGAACTGGTGGTTGCCCCAATGAATTTCCTTCTGCCGTGCGCCAGGCCCCTACAGTAGACCGACGGCCAAGCACATTTTTGAGAGGGACCGTATTTTCTCCTTGGCTCTCCCAGATACGGGACCGCTCTACAGGGGACTTTCTCCGAAACATATTGGAGTACGCAGCAGCCAGCGGTCCTCGATAATCACCTATGTACTGCGGACGTAGCAAATGGAGGGTGTGCCATCCCCCCGTACTCACGGCATGGTGAGGCAAGCGCTCTGCAATTTTCGACAAGTGGGTGGAAGGAGTCGttggagagggagaaaaatgGGACATGAGACTGGAGCTTGTGGGTAGGTCTGACGAACCCACCA encodes the following:
- a CDS encoding hypothetical protein (encoded by transcript TGME49_297290~Signal peptide predicted by SignalP 2.0 HMM (probability 0.999) with cleavage site probability 0.818 at residue 19), translating into MALHNLFCLVMLTVAAATADTYTEKFVSMNLLTAYGYPDLSQAMKGSGNAGYITIPKQHTLLHESRDLPSTEKWGAQASRLLEGSEYRYSEVLQVPIDAEHAVTVGPIMRRLVVGSSDLPTSSSLMSHFSPSPTTPSTHLSKIAERLPHHAVSTGGWHTLHLLRPQYIGDYRGPLAAAYSNMFRRKSPVERSRIWESQGENTVPLKNVLGRRSTVGAWRTAEGNSLGQPPVPFKRQDVWRSSLEHTPLKHVLKRWPN